A genomic region of Chaetodon auriga isolate fChaAug3 chromosome 11, fChaAug3.hap1, whole genome shotgun sequence contains the following coding sequences:
- the LOC143328249 gene encoding carbohydrate sulfotransferase 15-like has protein sequence MDTSGHTTSCIRSFERIISLLLFVYVYSPCIFSDIWQTNMSENVEIKLAPLLSLPHMERFSKVKVVSTLMVLTLTFLIIASYNLTGDKKRPLITTAPDQTRHGVNLPSRAAAEVSSVKDSIDMKQLVKIIHSKLEYTPRKVPDEKDVIEMESHLFSVVPRQFLPGIKSPCWYEEISGKRSTDPHRRNRFSLHSSNLQHKDGKQFRLRCLPYFYIIGQPKCGTTDLYYRLRRHPEVRYSTVKEPHWWTRKRFGHCHVKDGLTGIVPVKNYLDLFDLAAQHIQEEIRRNSSGEHHITQFVTVEASPSTMWDNIAWSYVHRDRKETEPGFLTLDFIHTLQPSAKLIIILRDPVERLYSDYLYFRKDKKSAGDFHQKATKSVQLFQSCLSEQSLRSCVYNRRLLDSMPVRLHVGLYVVFLLDWLTVFHRDQILVLRLEDYSADLRATLHKAFDFLGLSPLSVKLEEEVMKKQVSNSRRMKDRDLGPMLPATRDLLREFHQPFNRKLASLLDNNAFLWSYP, from the exons ATGGACACATCAGGACACACAACCTCCTGTATCAGAAGCTTTGAGAGAATCATTTCACTGCTCCTTTTTGTATACGTGTACAGTCCTTgtatattttctgacatttggcaaacaaacatgtctgaaaatgtggaaattaaGTTGGCACCCCTGTTGTCTCTGCCTCACATGGAGAGGTTTTCAAAAGTCAAAGTGGTGAGCACCCTGATGGTCCTGACACTGACGTTCCTCATCATAGCTTCCTACAACCTGACGGGGGACAAGAAAAGACCTTTGATCACCACCGCACCTGATCAGACCAGACATGGGGTCAATCTGCCAAGCAGAGCAGCGGCTGAAGTTTCCTCCGTGAAGGATTCAATAGACATGAAACAGCTGGTGAAGATTATTCACTCTAAACTGGAATACACACCCAGGAAGGTGCCTGATGAAAAGGATGTCATTGAAATGGAGTCTCAT TTGTTTTCTGTAGTTCCTCGCCAGTTCCTGCCCGGCATCAAGAGCCCTTGCTGGTATGAGGAGATCTCCGGTAAACGCAGCACTGATCCGCACAGGAGGAACCGCTTTTCTCTGCACTCATCTAACTTACAACACAAAGATGGCAAACAGTTTCGTTTGCGCTGTTTGCCATACTTCTATATCATTGGCCAACCAAAGTGTGGCACAACTGACTTGTACTACAGGCTGCGACGGCATCCAGAGGTCAGGTACAGCACAGTGAAGGAACCACACTGGTGGACTAGGAAACGCTTCG GTCATTGCCATGTCAAAGATGGCCTCACCGGAATTGTTCCTGTGAAAAATTATCTGGATCTATTTGACCTGGCAGCCCAACACATCCAAGAAGAAATTAGGAGAAATTCATCTGGAGAGCACCACATCACCCAGTTCGTAACAG TTGAAGCCAGTCCATCCACTATGTGGGACAACATAGCCTGGAGCTATGTtcacagagacaggaaggagacagagcCCGGTTTTCTGACCCTGGACTTCATCCACACACTCCAGCCCAGTGCCAAGCTCATTATCATCCTTAGAGATCCAGTAGAGAG GCTTTATTCTGACTACCTGTATTTTAGGAAGGACAAAAAGTCAGCAGGGGACTTCCATCAGAAGGCCACAAAGTCTGTACAGCTGTTtcagtcctgtctgtctgagcagtCACTTCGTTCCTGTGTCTACAACAGAAGACTCCTCGATTCCATGCCG GTGAGACTTCACGTGGGCTTGTACGTCGTCTTCTTACTGGACTGGCTCACAGTTTTCCATCGGGACCAGATTCTAGTTCTTCGACTGGAGGACTACTCAGCCGACCTGAGAGCAACATTACACAAAGCTTTTGATTTTCTGGGTCTAA GTCCTCTGTCAGTGAAGCTGGAGgaagaagtgatgaaaaagcAAGTGTCAAACAGCCGGCGAATGAAGGACAGGGATCTCGGTCCTATGCTTCCAGCCACCAGAGACCTCCTCAGGGAATTTCACCAGCCCTTCAACCGTAAACTGGCCAGTTTGTTGGACAACAATGCCTTCCTCTGGAGCTACCCCTGA
- the LOC143328370 gene encoding carbohydrate sulfotransferase 15-like, protein MSETLNMKLVPVLSLTNLRRISKVKVVSFLMVLTLTFLIMASFNLSGNKKGQHSRAAAEVSSKKNSIDIKQVMKIIHSKLEYTPRKVPDEKDVIEMEPHLFSVVPRHFLPGVKSPCWYEEISSEHSTDPYKNNRYCISVKKTLCDKMKPNFHKHLQHRDGKLFRLRCLPYFYIIGQPKCGTTDLHSRLQRHPQVQYSIIKEPQWWTRRRFGYTHIKEGFKGIFRVEDYLDLFDLAAQHIQEEMNRNSSGEHHITQFLTEGGTKIVNVLKVDASPSTMWDNMAWSYVHRDRKELELGFLTQDFIHTLQPGAKLIIILRDPVERLYSDYLYFGTGKKSVKDFHEKTMRCLQLFQSCLSEQSLRSCVYNRSLHDSMPMKLHVGLYVVFLLDWLTVFHRDQILVLRLEDYSADLKATLHKAFDFLGLSPLSVELEEEVMKKQVSNSRRMKDRDLGPMLPATRDLLRDFYQPFNRKLASLLDNNAFLWSYP, encoded by the exons atgtctgaaacactgaatatgAAGTTGGTACCCGTGTTGTCACTGACTAACCTGAGGAGGATCTCAAAAGTCAAAGTGGTGAGCTTCCTGATGGTCTTGACACTGACGTTCCTCATCATGGCTTCCTTCAACCTGTCGGGGAACAAAAAaggacagcacagcagagcagcagctgaagtttcCTCTAAAAAGAATTCAATAGACATAAAACAAGTGATGAAGATCATTCACTCTAAACTGGAATACACACCCAGGAAGGTGCCTGATGAAAAGGATGTCATTGAAATGGAGCCTCAT TTGTTCTCTGTGGTTCCTCGCCATTTCCTGCCCGGTGTCAAGAGCCCTTGCTGGTATGAGGAGATCTCCAGTGAACACAGCACTGATCCATACAAGAATAACCGCTATTGTATTTCTGTTAAGAAGACTTTGTGTGACAAAATGAAGCCCAACTTCCACAAGCACTTACAACACAGAGATGGCAAACTGTTTCGTTTGCGCTGCTTGCCGTACTTCTACATCATTGGCCAACCAAAGTGTGGTACCACTGACTTGCACTCCAGGCTGCAACGGCATCCACAGGTCCAGTACAGCATCATAAAGGAACCACAGTGGTGGACCAGAAGACGCTTCG GTTATACCCATATCAAAGAAGGCTTCAAGGGCATTTTTCGTGTGGAAGATTACCTGGATCTATTTGACCTGGCAGCCCAACACATCCAAGaagaaatgaatagaaattCATCTGGAGAGCACCACATCACCCAGTTCCTAACAG AGG GTGGCACTAAGATTGTCAATGTCTTGAAAGTTGATGCCAGTCCATCCACTATGTGGGACAACATGGCCTGGAGCTATGTtcacagagacaggaaagagtTGGAGCTCGGTTTTCTGACCCAGGACTTCATCCACACACTCCAGCCCGGTGCCAAGCTCATTATCATCCTTAGAGATCCAGTGGAGAG GCTTTATTCTGACTACCTGTATTTTGGGACGGGCAAAAAGTCAGTAAAGGACTTCCATGAGAAGACCATGAGGTGTCTACAGTTGTTtcagtcctgtctgtctgagcagtCACTTCGTTCCTGTGTCTACAACAGAAGCCTCCACGATTCCATGCCG ATGAAACTTCACGTGGGCTTGTACGTCGTCTTCTTACTGGACTGGCTCACAGTTTTCCATCGGGACCAGATTCTAGTTCTTCGACTGGAGGACTACTCAGCCGACCTGAAAGCAACATTACACAAAGCTTTTGATTTTCTGGGTCTAA GTCCTCTgtcagtggagctggaggaagaagtgatgaaaaagcAAGTGTCAAACAGCCGGCGAATGAAGGACAGGGATCTCGGTCCTATGCTTCCAGCCACCAGAGACCTCCTCAGGGATTTTTACCAGCCCTTCAACCGTAAACTGGCCAGTTTGTTGGACAACAATGCCTTCCTCTGGAGCTACCCCTGA